Proteins encoded together in one Centropristis striata isolate RG_2023a ecotype Rhode Island chromosome 6, C.striata_1.0, whole genome shotgun sequence window:
- the ppp6r3 gene encoding serine/threonine-protein phosphatase 6 regulatory subunit 3 isoform X5 — protein MFWKFDLHTTSHIDTLLEKEDVTLTEVMDEDDVLQECKAQNHKLVDFLLRPQCMEDLVTFITQEPNTDVEEKVKYKYPNISCELLTSDVGQINDRLGEDEKLLMKLYGFLQNEPPLNPLLASFFSKVLSILIGRKPEQIVEFLRKREDFVDLMIKHIGTSAIMDLLLRMLTCIEPQQLRQDVLNWLNEEKVIQRLVDMVQPSQDEDLNQRHSNASQSLCEIIRLSRDQMFQVQGSSDPDPLLATLEKQETVEQLLSNIFDKEKNESAIVSVIQILLTLFETRRPAFEGHMECPPGMSHPSFSVNHSILEAVRPRLKDFHQLLLEPPKANVMKTTWGVLDPPVGNTRLHVVRLVASLLQSNTHSINTELINLNTLGVILDMYFKYIWNNFLHIQVEICTAMILAMPPAPNDIQPDTEQENARESILIKHLFQKCQFIQRIVEAWSSNEKEQAEGGRRRGYMGHLTRIANSIVHNCDKGPNGPQIQQLISELPAEDREKWEAFISGQLSDTNKRNTVDLVNTHHIHSSSDDEVDFKDSGFHQDSSLQQMQQMTSNFIEQFGFNDEEFADQDDVVDIPFDRISDINFSLNTNESANIALFEARCKEKIQQFEDAGSDEEDIWDEKDVTFAPEAQRRPRSSGSTDSEESTDSEEEDAKRDPFEASNPSTDDRMEVDTGPVWTANFDDIPMDTGTSTAPASSPNNPAASSPLSSSSTEDLPEAAWSSAPSANSNSETGWADFSNFTPVSPKDPLRCNSPVAMETSIETIDPLGVNAPMQPEDCDGWLGTSVASSSSTSPKDCGRSKAEEETASCEQRSITETVINGSMKETVSLTVDAKTETAVFKSDEEKSASSEKYSVGECVDSERTGVNSSAAACCPKTGSEKCRSPAELPNGPLEEMTAIEEAKLDQSAVSSEPAVNGPA, from the exons GTATCCCAACATATCATGTGAGCTGCTTACATCAGATGTGGGCCAGATCAATGACAGACTGGGAGAAGATGAAAAACTGCTGATGAAACTGTACGGCTTCCTCCAGAATGAGCCGCCTCTCAACCCACTCCTGGCCAGTTTCTTCTCTAAGGTCCTGTCCATTCTTATAGGACGCAAGCCTGAACAG aTAGTGGAGTTTCTGCGGAAGCGGGAGGACTTTGTAGACTTGATGATTAAACACATTGGGACATCGGCCATCATGGACCTGCTGCTCAGAATGCTCACCTGCATCGAACCACAACAGCTACGACAGGACGTTCTCAAT TGGCTGAACGAGGAGAAGGTGATTCAGAGACTGGTGGACATGGTACAACCTTCTCAAGATGAGGAT TTGAATCAGAGACACTCCAATGCATCCCAGTCACTGTGTGAGATCATCAGACTGAGCAGAGACCAGATGTTCCAGGTGCAGGGCTCCTCAGATCCCGACCCTCTTCTGGCCACACTTGAAAA GCAGGAGACGGTGGAGCAGCTGCTTTCAAATATCTTCGACAAGGAGAAGAATGAATCTGCAATTGTCAGTGTTATCCAGATCCTCCTCACATTGTTCGAGACCAGGAGACCAGC GTTTGAGGGTCATATGGAATGCCCCCCTGGGATGTCCCACCCTTCATTTTCAGTGAACCACAGCATCCTGGAGGCTGTGAGACCCCGACTCAAAGACTTTCACCAGCTGCTACTGGAACCTCCAAAG GCGAATGTGATGAAGACAACGTGGGGGGTGCTGGACCCTCCTGTGGGCAACACCAGGCTCCATGTGGTTAGACTGGTGGCCAGCCTGTTGCAGAGCAACACACATAGCATCAACACAGAACTCATTAACCTCAACACACTGGGAGTCATACTA GACATGTATTTCAAATACATCTGGAACAACTTCCTCCACATTCAAGTGGAGATCTGCACAGCCATGATCCTGGCTATGCCCCCCGCCCCCAATGACATCCAGCCAGACACAGAGCAGGAAAATGCGAGGGAGAGCATCCTCATCAAACAC CTGTTTCAAAAGTGCCAGTTTATACAGAGAATTGTAGAAGCCTGGAGCTCCAATGAGAAAGAACA GGCAGAAGGTGGTCGGCGACGAGGCTACATGGGGCACCTCACCAGAATAGCCAACTCTATAGTTCATAACTGTGACAAAGGCCCTAATGGACCACAGATACAACAGCTCATATCTG AGCTCCcagcagaggacagagagaaatgGGAGGCCTTTATTTCTGGGCAGCTGTCTGACACAAACAAGAGAAACACTGTTGACCTG gtGAACACGCACCACATTCACTCTTCCAGTGATGATGAGGTGGACTTTAAAGACAGCGGGTTTCACCAGGACTCCTCTTTACAACAA ATGCAACAAATGACGTCCAATTTTATTGAGCAGTTCGGCTTCAATGACGAAGAGTTTGCTGATCAGGACGATGTTGTGGA TATTCCCTTTGATAGAATATCAGACATCAATTTTTCACTGAATACAAATGAAAGT GCGAATATAGCTCTGTTTGAGGCACGCTGTAAGGAGAAAATCCAGCAGTTTGAAGACGCTGGTTCAGATGAGGAGGACATCTGGGACGAAAAAGATGTCACCTTTGCACCAGAGGCACAGAGACGCCCCAG GAGTTCAGGCAGCACGGACAGTGAGGAAAGCACAGACTCGGAGGAGGAGGATGCCAAGAGAGATCCATTCGAAGCTTCCAACCCCAGCACCGATGACAGAATGGAAGTCGACACAG ggCCTGTGTGGACAGCCAATTTTGATGACATCCCCATGGACACAGGTACATCCACAGCTCCAGCCTCCAGCCCTAACAACCCCGCTGCCTCCTCtcccttgtcctcctcctccacagaaGACCTCCCCGAGGCAGCATGGAGCTCGGCTCCTTCCGCTAACTCCAACTCTGAAACAGGCTGGGCCGATTTCTCCAACTTCACCCCTGTCAG CCCCAAAGACCCTCTGAGGTGCAACTCTCCTGTTGCTATGGAAACCAGCATAGAGACAATAGACCCTCTGGGGGTCAATGCACCTATGCAGCCTGAAG ATTGTGATGGCTGGTTGGGTACCAGTGTggcttcttcctcctccacctcaccAAAGGATTGTGGGAGATCTAAAGCGGAGGAGGAAACTGCTTCATGTGAGCAACGCAGCATCACAGAGACGGTCATCAATGGCTCCATGAAAGAAACGGTCAGCCTCACTGTTGATGCCAAGACTGAGACTGCCGTCTTCAAGAG TGATGAAGAGAAGAGTGCTTCTTCAGAGAAATACTCAGTAGGGGAGTGTGTGGATTCGGAGAGAACAGGCGTCAACAGCTCAGCCGCAGCCTGCTGTCCCAAAACAGG CAGTGAGAAGTGTCGGTCCCCTGCAGAGCTTCCCAATGGTCCTCTAGAGGAGATGACCGCCATAGAGGAGGCCAA ACTGGACCAGAGTGCCGTGTCCTCAGAGCCAGCTGTCAACGGGCCTGCATGA
- the ppp6r3 gene encoding serine/threonine-protein phosphatase 6 regulatory subunit 3 isoform X3 — protein MFWKFDLHTTSHIDTLLEKEDVTLTEVMDEDDVLQECKAQNHKLVDFLLRPQCMEDLVTFITQEPNTDVEEKVKYKYPNISCELLTSDVGQINDRLGEDEKLLMKLYGFLQNEPPLNPLLASFFSKVLSILIGRKPEQIVEFLRKREDFVDLMIKHIGTSAIMDLLLRMLTCIEPQQLRQDVLNWLNEEKVIQRLVDMVQPSQDEDRHSNASQSLCEIIRLSRDQMFQVQGSSDPDPLLATLEKQETVEQLLSNIFDKEKNESAIVSVIQILLTLFETRRPAFEGHMECPPGMSHPSFSVNHSILEAVRPRLKDFHQLLLEPPKANVMKTTWGVLDPPVGNTRLHVVRLVASLLQSNTHSINTELINLNTLGVILDMYFKYIWNNFLHIQVEICTAMILAMPPAPNDIQPDTEQENARESILIKHLFQKCQFIQRIVEAWSSNEKEQAEGGRRRGYMGHLTRIANSIVHNCDKGPNGPQIQQLISELPAEDREKWEAFISGQLSDTNKRNTVDLVNTHHIHSSSDDEVDFKDSGFHQDSSLQQAFSDYQMQQMTSNFIEQFGFNDEEFADQDDVVDIPFDRISDINFSLNTNESANIALFEARCKEKIQQFEDAGSDEEDIWDEKDVTFAPEAQRRPRSSGSTDSEESTDSEEEDAKRDPFEASNPSTDDRMEVDTGPVWTANFDDIPMDTGTSTAPASSPNNPAASSPLSSSSTEDLPEAAWSSAPSANSNSETGWADFSNFTPVSPKDPLRCNSPVAMETSIETIDPLGVNAPMQPEDCDGWLGTSVASSSSTSPKDCGRSKAEEETASCEQRSITETVINGSMKETVSLTVDAKTETAVFKSDEEKSASSEKYSVGECVDSERTGVNSSAAACCPKTGSEKCRSPAELPNGPLEEMTAIEEAKLDQSAVSSEPAVNGPA, from the exons GTATCCCAACATATCATGTGAGCTGCTTACATCAGATGTGGGCCAGATCAATGACAGACTGGGAGAAGATGAAAAACTGCTGATGAAACTGTACGGCTTCCTCCAGAATGAGCCGCCTCTCAACCCACTCCTGGCCAGTTTCTTCTCTAAGGTCCTGTCCATTCTTATAGGACGCAAGCCTGAACAG aTAGTGGAGTTTCTGCGGAAGCGGGAGGACTTTGTAGACTTGATGATTAAACACATTGGGACATCGGCCATCATGGACCTGCTGCTCAGAATGCTCACCTGCATCGAACCACAACAGCTACGACAGGACGTTCTCAAT TGGCTGAACGAGGAGAAGGTGATTCAGAGACTGGTGGACATGGTACAACCTTCTCAAGATGAGGAT AGACACTCCAATGCATCCCAGTCACTGTGTGAGATCATCAGACTGAGCAGAGACCAGATGTTCCAGGTGCAGGGCTCCTCAGATCCCGACCCTCTTCTGGCCACACTTGAAAA GCAGGAGACGGTGGAGCAGCTGCTTTCAAATATCTTCGACAAGGAGAAGAATGAATCTGCAATTGTCAGTGTTATCCAGATCCTCCTCACATTGTTCGAGACCAGGAGACCAGC GTTTGAGGGTCATATGGAATGCCCCCCTGGGATGTCCCACCCTTCATTTTCAGTGAACCACAGCATCCTGGAGGCTGTGAGACCCCGACTCAAAGACTTTCACCAGCTGCTACTGGAACCTCCAAAG GCGAATGTGATGAAGACAACGTGGGGGGTGCTGGACCCTCCTGTGGGCAACACCAGGCTCCATGTGGTTAGACTGGTGGCCAGCCTGTTGCAGAGCAACACACATAGCATCAACACAGAACTCATTAACCTCAACACACTGGGAGTCATACTA GACATGTATTTCAAATACATCTGGAACAACTTCCTCCACATTCAAGTGGAGATCTGCACAGCCATGATCCTGGCTATGCCCCCCGCCCCCAATGACATCCAGCCAGACACAGAGCAGGAAAATGCGAGGGAGAGCATCCTCATCAAACAC CTGTTTCAAAAGTGCCAGTTTATACAGAGAATTGTAGAAGCCTGGAGCTCCAATGAGAAAGAACA GGCAGAAGGTGGTCGGCGACGAGGCTACATGGGGCACCTCACCAGAATAGCCAACTCTATAGTTCATAACTGTGACAAAGGCCCTAATGGACCACAGATACAACAGCTCATATCTG AGCTCCcagcagaggacagagagaaatgGGAGGCCTTTATTTCTGGGCAGCTGTCTGACACAAACAAGAGAAACACTGTTGACCTG gtGAACACGCACCACATTCACTCTTCCAGTGATGATGAGGTGGACTTTAAAGACAGCGGGTTTCACCAGGACTCCTCTTTACAACAA GCCTTTTCTGATTATCAGATGCAACAAATGACGTCCAATTTTATTGAGCAGTTCGGCTTCAATGACGAAGAGTTTGCTGATCAGGACGATGTTGTGGA TATTCCCTTTGATAGAATATCAGACATCAATTTTTCACTGAATACAAATGAAAGT GCGAATATAGCTCTGTTTGAGGCACGCTGTAAGGAGAAAATCCAGCAGTTTGAAGACGCTGGTTCAGATGAGGAGGACATCTGGGACGAAAAAGATGTCACCTTTGCACCAGAGGCACAGAGACGCCCCAG GAGTTCAGGCAGCACGGACAGTGAGGAAAGCACAGACTCGGAGGAGGAGGATGCCAAGAGAGATCCATTCGAAGCTTCCAACCCCAGCACCGATGACAGAATGGAAGTCGACACAG ggCCTGTGTGGACAGCCAATTTTGATGACATCCCCATGGACACAGGTACATCCACAGCTCCAGCCTCCAGCCCTAACAACCCCGCTGCCTCCTCtcccttgtcctcctcctccacagaaGACCTCCCCGAGGCAGCATGGAGCTCGGCTCCTTCCGCTAACTCCAACTCTGAAACAGGCTGGGCCGATTTCTCCAACTTCACCCCTGTCAG CCCCAAAGACCCTCTGAGGTGCAACTCTCCTGTTGCTATGGAAACCAGCATAGAGACAATAGACCCTCTGGGGGTCAATGCACCTATGCAGCCTGAAG ATTGTGATGGCTGGTTGGGTACCAGTGTggcttcttcctcctccacctcaccAAAGGATTGTGGGAGATCTAAAGCGGAGGAGGAAACTGCTTCATGTGAGCAACGCAGCATCACAGAGACGGTCATCAATGGCTCCATGAAAGAAACGGTCAGCCTCACTGTTGATGCCAAGACTGAGACTGCCGTCTTCAAGAG TGATGAAGAGAAGAGTGCTTCTTCAGAGAAATACTCAGTAGGGGAGTGTGTGGATTCGGAGAGAACAGGCGTCAACAGCTCAGCCGCAGCCTGCTGTCCCAAAACAGG CAGTGAGAAGTGTCGGTCCCCTGCAGAGCTTCCCAATGGTCCTCTAGAGGAGATGACCGCCATAGAGGAGGCCAA ACTGGACCAGAGTGCCGTGTCCTCAGAGCCAGCTGTCAACGGGCCTGCATGA
- the ppp6r3 gene encoding serine/threonine-protein phosphatase 6 regulatory subunit 3 isoform X8, whose translation MFWKFDLHTTSHIDTLLEKEDVTLTEVMDEDDVLQECKAQNHKLVDFLLRPQCMEDLVTFITQEPNTDVEEKVKYKYPNISCELLTSDVGQINDRLGEDEKLLMKLYGFLQNEPPLNPLLASFFSKVLSILIGRKPEQIVEFLRKREDFVDLMIKHIGTSAIMDLLLRMLTCIEPQQLRQDVLNWLNEEKVIQRLVDMVQPSQDEDRHSNASQSLCEIIRLSRDQMFQVQGSSDPDPLLATLEKQETVEQLLSNIFDKEKNESAIVSVIQILLTLFETRRPAFEGHMECPPGMSHPSFSVNHSILEAVRPRLKDFHQLLLEPPKANVMKTTWGVLDPPVGNTRLHVVRLVASLLQSNTHSINTELINLNTLGVILDMYFKYIWNNFLHIQVEICTAMILAMPPAPNDIQPDTEQENARESILIKHLFQKCQFIQRIVEAWSSNEKEQAEGGRRRGYMGHLTRIANSIVHNCDKGPNGPQIQQLISELPAEDREKWEAFISGQLSDTNKRNTVDLVNTHHIHSSSDDEVDFKDSGFHQDSSLQQFGFNDEEFADQDDVVDIPFDRISDINFSLNTNESANIALFEARCKEKIQQFEDAGSDEEDIWDEKDVTFAPEAQRRPRSSGSTDSEESTDSEEEDAKRDPFEASNPSTDDRMEVDTGPVWTANFDDIPMDTGTSTAPASSPNNPAASSPLSSSSTEDLPEAAWSSAPSANSNSETGWADFSNFTPVSPKDPLRCNSPVAMETSIETIDPLGVNAPMQPEDCDGWLGTSVASSSSTSPKDCGRSKAEEETASCEQRSITETVINGSMKETVSLTVDAKTETAVFKSDEEKSASSEKYSVGECVDSERTGVNSSAAACCPKTGSEKCRSPAELPNGPLEEMTAIEEAKLDQSAVSSEPAVNGPA comes from the exons GTATCCCAACATATCATGTGAGCTGCTTACATCAGATGTGGGCCAGATCAATGACAGACTGGGAGAAGATGAAAAACTGCTGATGAAACTGTACGGCTTCCTCCAGAATGAGCCGCCTCTCAACCCACTCCTGGCCAGTTTCTTCTCTAAGGTCCTGTCCATTCTTATAGGACGCAAGCCTGAACAG aTAGTGGAGTTTCTGCGGAAGCGGGAGGACTTTGTAGACTTGATGATTAAACACATTGGGACATCGGCCATCATGGACCTGCTGCTCAGAATGCTCACCTGCATCGAACCACAACAGCTACGACAGGACGTTCTCAAT TGGCTGAACGAGGAGAAGGTGATTCAGAGACTGGTGGACATGGTACAACCTTCTCAAGATGAGGAT AGACACTCCAATGCATCCCAGTCACTGTGTGAGATCATCAGACTGAGCAGAGACCAGATGTTCCAGGTGCAGGGCTCCTCAGATCCCGACCCTCTTCTGGCCACACTTGAAAA GCAGGAGACGGTGGAGCAGCTGCTTTCAAATATCTTCGACAAGGAGAAGAATGAATCTGCAATTGTCAGTGTTATCCAGATCCTCCTCACATTGTTCGAGACCAGGAGACCAGC GTTTGAGGGTCATATGGAATGCCCCCCTGGGATGTCCCACCCTTCATTTTCAGTGAACCACAGCATCCTGGAGGCTGTGAGACCCCGACTCAAAGACTTTCACCAGCTGCTACTGGAACCTCCAAAG GCGAATGTGATGAAGACAACGTGGGGGGTGCTGGACCCTCCTGTGGGCAACACCAGGCTCCATGTGGTTAGACTGGTGGCCAGCCTGTTGCAGAGCAACACACATAGCATCAACACAGAACTCATTAACCTCAACACACTGGGAGTCATACTA GACATGTATTTCAAATACATCTGGAACAACTTCCTCCACATTCAAGTGGAGATCTGCACAGCCATGATCCTGGCTATGCCCCCCGCCCCCAATGACATCCAGCCAGACACAGAGCAGGAAAATGCGAGGGAGAGCATCCTCATCAAACAC CTGTTTCAAAAGTGCCAGTTTATACAGAGAATTGTAGAAGCCTGGAGCTCCAATGAGAAAGAACA GGCAGAAGGTGGTCGGCGACGAGGCTACATGGGGCACCTCACCAGAATAGCCAACTCTATAGTTCATAACTGTGACAAAGGCCCTAATGGACCACAGATACAACAGCTCATATCTG AGCTCCcagcagaggacagagagaaatgGGAGGCCTTTATTTCTGGGCAGCTGTCTGACACAAACAAGAGAAACACTGTTGACCTG gtGAACACGCACCACATTCACTCTTCCAGTGATGATGAGGTGGACTTTAAAGACAGCGGGTTTCACCAGGACTCCTCTTTACAACAA TTCGGCTTCAATGACGAAGAGTTTGCTGATCAGGACGATGTTGTGGA TATTCCCTTTGATAGAATATCAGACATCAATTTTTCACTGAATACAAATGAAAGT GCGAATATAGCTCTGTTTGAGGCACGCTGTAAGGAGAAAATCCAGCAGTTTGAAGACGCTGGTTCAGATGAGGAGGACATCTGGGACGAAAAAGATGTCACCTTTGCACCAGAGGCACAGAGACGCCCCAG GAGTTCAGGCAGCACGGACAGTGAGGAAAGCACAGACTCGGAGGAGGAGGATGCCAAGAGAGATCCATTCGAAGCTTCCAACCCCAGCACCGATGACAGAATGGAAGTCGACACAG ggCCTGTGTGGACAGCCAATTTTGATGACATCCCCATGGACACAGGTACATCCACAGCTCCAGCCTCCAGCCCTAACAACCCCGCTGCCTCCTCtcccttgtcctcctcctccacagaaGACCTCCCCGAGGCAGCATGGAGCTCGGCTCCTTCCGCTAACTCCAACTCTGAAACAGGCTGGGCCGATTTCTCCAACTTCACCCCTGTCAG CCCCAAAGACCCTCTGAGGTGCAACTCTCCTGTTGCTATGGAAACCAGCATAGAGACAATAGACCCTCTGGGGGTCAATGCACCTATGCAGCCTGAAG ATTGTGATGGCTGGTTGGGTACCAGTGTggcttcttcctcctccacctcaccAAAGGATTGTGGGAGATCTAAAGCGGAGGAGGAAACTGCTTCATGTGAGCAACGCAGCATCACAGAGACGGTCATCAATGGCTCCATGAAAGAAACGGTCAGCCTCACTGTTGATGCCAAGACTGAGACTGCCGTCTTCAAGAG TGATGAAGAGAAGAGTGCTTCTTCAGAGAAATACTCAGTAGGGGAGTGTGTGGATTCGGAGAGAACAGGCGTCAACAGCTCAGCCGCAGCCTGCTGTCCCAAAACAGG CAGTGAGAAGTGTCGGTCCCCTGCAGAGCTTCCCAATGGTCCTCTAGAGGAGATGACCGCCATAGAGGAGGCCAA ACTGGACCAGAGTGCCGTGTCCTCAGAGCCAGCTGTCAACGGGCCTGCATGA
- the ppp6r3 gene encoding serine/threonine-protein phosphatase 6 regulatory subunit 3 isoform X6, which yields MFWKFDLHTTSHIDTLLEKEDVTLTEVMDEDDVLQECKAQNHKLVDFLLRPQCMEDLVTFITQEPNTDVEEKVKYKYPNISCELLTSDVGQINDRLGEDEKLLMKLYGFLQNEPPLNPLLASFFSKVLSILIGRKPEQIVEFLRKREDFVDLMIKHIGTSAIMDLLLRMLTCIEPQQLRQDVLNWLNEEKVIQRLVDMVQPSQDEDRHSNASQSLCEIIRLSRDQMFQVQGSSDPDPLLATLEKQETVEQLLSNIFDKEKNESAIVSVIQILLTLFETRRPAFEGHMECPPGMSHPSFSVNHSILEAVRPRLKDFHQLLLEPPKANVMKTTWGVLDPPVGNTRLHVVRLVASLLQSNTHSINTELINLNTLGVILDMYFKYIWNNFLHIQVEICTAMILAMPPAPNDIQPDTEQENARESILIKHLFQKCQFIQRIVEAWSSNEKEQAEGGRRRGYMGHLTRIANSIVHNCDKGPNGPQIQQLISELPAEDREKWEAFISGQLSDTNKRNTVDLVNTHHIHSSSDDEVDFKDSGFHQDSSLQQMQQMTSNFIEQFGFNDEEFADQDDVVDIPFDRISDINFSLNTNESANIALFEARCKEKIQQFEDAGSDEEDIWDEKDVTFAPEAQRRPRSSGSTDSEESTDSEEEDAKRDPFEASNPSTDDRMEVDTGPVWTANFDDIPMDTGTSTAPASSPNNPAASSPLSSSSTEDLPEAAWSSAPSANSNSETGWADFSNFTPVSPKDPLRCNSPVAMETSIETIDPLGVNAPMQPEDCDGWLGTSVASSSSTSPKDCGRSKAEEETASCEQRSITETVINGSMKETVSLTVDAKTETAVFKSDEEKSASSEKYSVGECVDSERTGVNSSAAACCPKTGSEKCRSPAELPNGPLEEMTAIEEAKLDQSAVSSEPAVNGPA from the exons GTATCCCAACATATCATGTGAGCTGCTTACATCAGATGTGGGCCAGATCAATGACAGACTGGGAGAAGATGAAAAACTGCTGATGAAACTGTACGGCTTCCTCCAGAATGAGCCGCCTCTCAACCCACTCCTGGCCAGTTTCTTCTCTAAGGTCCTGTCCATTCTTATAGGACGCAAGCCTGAACAG aTAGTGGAGTTTCTGCGGAAGCGGGAGGACTTTGTAGACTTGATGATTAAACACATTGGGACATCGGCCATCATGGACCTGCTGCTCAGAATGCTCACCTGCATCGAACCACAACAGCTACGACAGGACGTTCTCAAT TGGCTGAACGAGGAGAAGGTGATTCAGAGACTGGTGGACATGGTACAACCTTCTCAAGATGAGGAT AGACACTCCAATGCATCCCAGTCACTGTGTGAGATCATCAGACTGAGCAGAGACCAGATGTTCCAGGTGCAGGGCTCCTCAGATCCCGACCCTCTTCTGGCCACACTTGAAAA GCAGGAGACGGTGGAGCAGCTGCTTTCAAATATCTTCGACAAGGAGAAGAATGAATCTGCAATTGTCAGTGTTATCCAGATCCTCCTCACATTGTTCGAGACCAGGAGACCAGC GTTTGAGGGTCATATGGAATGCCCCCCTGGGATGTCCCACCCTTCATTTTCAGTGAACCACAGCATCCTGGAGGCTGTGAGACCCCGACTCAAAGACTTTCACCAGCTGCTACTGGAACCTCCAAAG GCGAATGTGATGAAGACAACGTGGGGGGTGCTGGACCCTCCTGTGGGCAACACCAGGCTCCATGTGGTTAGACTGGTGGCCAGCCTGTTGCAGAGCAACACACATAGCATCAACACAGAACTCATTAACCTCAACACACTGGGAGTCATACTA GACATGTATTTCAAATACATCTGGAACAACTTCCTCCACATTCAAGTGGAGATCTGCACAGCCATGATCCTGGCTATGCCCCCCGCCCCCAATGACATCCAGCCAGACACAGAGCAGGAAAATGCGAGGGAGAGCATCCTCATCAAACAC CTGTTTCAAAAGTGCCAGTTTATACAGAGAATTGTAGAAGCCTGGAGCTCCAATGAGAAAGAACA GGCAGAAGGTGGTCGGCGACGAGGCTACATGGGGCACCTCACCAGAATAGCCAACTCTATAGTTCATAACTGTGACAAAGGCCCTAATGGACCACAGATACAACAGCTCATATCTG AGCTCCcagcagaggacagagagaaatgGGAGGCCTTTATTTCTGGGCAGCTGTCTGACACAAACAAGAGAAACACTGTTGACCTG gtGAACACGCACCACATTCACTCTTCCAGTGATGATGAGGTGGACTTTAAAGACAGCGGGTTTCACCAGGACTCCTCTTTACAACAA ATGCAACAAATGACGTCCAATTTTATTGAGCAGTTCGGCTTCAATGACGAAGAGTTTGCTGATCAGGACGATGTTGTGGA TATTCCCTTTGATAGAATATCAGACATCAATTTTTCACTGAATACAAATGAAAGT GCGAATATAGCTCTGTTTGAGGCACGCTGTAAGGAGAAAATCCAGCAGTTTGAAGACGCTGGTTCAGATGAGGAGGACATCTGGGACGAAAAAGATGTCACCTTTGCACCAGAGGCACAGAGACGCCCCAG GAGTTCAGGCAGCACGGACAGTGAGGAAAGCACAGACTCGGAGGAGGAGGATGCCAAGAGAGATCCATTCGAAGCTTCCAACCCCAGCACCGATGACAGAATGGAAGTCGACACAG ggCCTGTGTGGACAGCCAATTTTGATGACATCCCCATGGACACAGGTACATCCACAGCTCCAGCCTCCAGCCCTAACAACCCCGCTGCCTCCTCtcccttgtcctcctcctccacagaaGACCTCCCCGAGGCAGCATGGAGCTCGGCTCCTTCCGCTAACTCCAACTCTGAAACAGGCTGGGCCGATTTCTCCAACTTCACCCCTGTCAG CCCCAAAGACCCTCTGAGGTGCAACTCTCCTGTTGCTATGGAAACCAGCATAGAGACAATAGACCCTCTGGGGGTCAATGCACCTATGCAGCCTGAAG ATTGTGATGGCTGGTTGGGTACCAGTGTggcttcttcctcctccacctcaccAAAGGATTGTGGGAGATCTAAAGCGGAGGAGGAAACTGCTTCATGTGAGCAACGCAGCATCACAGAGACGGTCATCAATGGCTCCATGAAAGAAACGGTCAGCCTCACTGTTGATGCCAAGACTGAGACTGCCGTCTTCAAGAG TGATGAAGAGAAGAGTGCTTCTTCAGAGAAATACTCAGTAGGGGAGTGTGTGGATTCGGAGAGAACAGGCGTCAACAGCTCAGCCGCAGCCTGCTGTCCCAAAACAGG CAGTGAGAAGTGTCGGTCCCCTGCAGAGCTTCCCAATGGTCCTCTAGAGGAGATGACCGCCATAGAGGAGGCCAA ACTGGACCAGAGTGCCGTGTCCTCAGAGCCAGCTGTCAACGGGCCTGCATGA